One Haloarcula rubripromontorii genomic window carries:
- a CDS encoding DegT/DnrJ/EryC1/StrS family aminotransferase, which yields MINLATPDIGDAERERVQAVLDSGQLADGPQVRKFETEFATHCEVSHAVATANGTTALHAALKGLGIGSGDCVLTTPFSFIASANAVRLAGAEPIFADIDPTTYTLDPNSVEQAIAAHDGAVDAIIAVHLYGLPADMTRLRKIADEHDIPLVEDAAQAHGAAVDGEPVGSLGDVACFSFYPTKNMTTGEGGMVVTDDPVVAARTERFVNHGRGDEGYTDVGHNFRMTSIAAAIGLAQLECLPEYVATRREYAAILTDALSATDLTTPVEPSDRRHAYNQYTVRCQDRDGLIDQLTAHDIGHGVYYPTPINEQEAYSGVTADTPEAKRAAAEVCSLPVHPALDQRDIERVAEVVQTYG from the coding sequence ATGATCAACCTTGCCACGCCCGACATTGGGGATGCGGAGCGCGAGCGGGTGCAAGCAGTACTCGATAGCGGACAGCTGGCAGATGGCCCGCAGGTGCGAAAGTTCGAAACTGAGTTCGCCACGCACTGTGAGGTTTCCCACGCCGTTGCTACCGCCAACGGGACCACAGCTCTCCACGCCGCGCTCAAAGGACTCGGCATCGGAAGCGGCGACTGTGTCTTGACGACGCCGTTCTCGTTCATCGCGAGCGCGAACGCAGTTCGCCTCGCCGGTGCGGAGCCGATATTTGCCGACATCGATCCGACAACGTACACCTTAGACCCCAACAGCGTTGAACAGGCTATTGCGGCCCACGATGGAGCCGTCGACGCTATCATCGCTGTTCATCTCTACGGATTGCCTGCCGACATGACTAGATTGCGAAAGATCGCTGACGAGCATGACATCCCGCTGGTGGAGGACGCGGCACAGGCCCATGGAGCGGCCGTCGACGGCGAGCCGGTCGGTAGTCTCGGCGATGTGGCCTGTTTCTCTTTTTATCCAACAAAGAATATGACTACTGGCGAGGGTGGGATGGTTGTCACCGACGATCCTGTGGTCGCGGCTCGGACCGAGCGGTTCGTCAACCACGGTCGTGGCGACGAGGGCTACACCGATGTAGGGCATAATTTCCGGATGACGAGTATCGCCGCCGCTATCGGCTTGGCACAACTAGAATGCCTTCCAGAGTACGTTGCGACCCGGCGTGAGTACGCGGCGATACTGACTGACGCGCTCTCGGCAACTGACCTGACGACTCCTGTCGAACCGTCCGATCGCCGGCACGCCTACAATCAGTACACTGTTCGCTGTCAGGATCGGGATGGATTGATCGACCAGCTCACCGCACACGATATCGGACACGGTGTTTATTACCCGACCCCGATCAACGAACAAGAGGCGTACAGCGGTGTTACTGCCGACACACCCGAAGCGAAGCGCGCAGCTGCGGAAGTATGCTCACTTCCGGTACATCCGGCGCTGGATCAACGTGATATCGAACGAGTGGCGGAGGTGGTCCAGACGTATGGGTGA
- a CDS encoding cytochrome d ubiquinol oxidase subunit II: MTDPLLPVDAYLVESLPEIWFGAVLFALGMYVVLDGFDFGIGMLYATRTDERERETFLAAFGPVWDANEVWVVAFGTMLLAAFPRVYSRLLADNYLLALGFVVALVFRGLGPELREQRDDERWKRYTDYAFIGGSVFTPLLLGMLAGRWLFGGATLPVALTGVGLVAVSIVTGAAFLAAKTEPGLASELRAYGIGATLAYLGGVVVLLGTVVVTDAGGAADAVLSLPVAAVVALSVAVGLGGSVLARRDRYQAWLASALALPTLLTILVAILLYPTIYPPTGLLVREAVVSPLALNLVTVLGFPVLLLVLWYFKFLYGVFSGPIEGEGYGG, from the coding sequence ATGACTGACCCGCTGTTGCCCGTCGACGCCTACCTCGTCGAATCGCTGCCAGAGATCTGGTTCGGCGCCGTGCTGTTCGCGTTGGGGATGTACGTCGTCCTCGACGGGTTCGACTTCGGTATCGGGATGCTTTACGCGACCCGGACGGACGAACGCGAGCGGGAGACGTTCCTGGCGGCGTTCGGACCGGTCTGGGACGCGAACGAGGTGTGGGTCGTCGCCTTCGGGACGATGCTGCTAGCGGCGTTCCCGCGCGTGTACTCGCGCCTCCTGGCGGACAACTATCTGCTCGCGCTCGGGTTCGTCGTCGCGTTGGTGTTCCGCGGCCTCGGTCCGGAGCTCCGCGAGCAACGCGACGACGAGCGCTGGAAGCGCTACACTGACTACGCGTTCATCGGCGGGAGCGTGTTCACGCCGCTCTTGTTGGGGATGCTCGCGGGTCGCTGGCTGTTCGGCGGGGCGACGCTACCAGTGGCGTTGACTGGCGTCGGCCTAGTCGCCGTCTCGATAGTCACGGGGGCGGCGTTCCTCGCAGCCAAGACCGAGCCCGGTCTGGCATCGGAACTGCGAGCGTACGGCATCGGTGCGACACTGGCGTACCTTGGCGGTGTGGTCGTGCTGCTGGGAACCGTCGTCGTGACCGATGCGGGCGGTGCTGCCGACGCGGTGCTCTCGCTGCCCGTCGCTGCAGTCGTCGCTCTCTCGGTCGCTGTCGGGCTAGGCGGGAGCGTACTGGCCAGACGTGATCGGTACCAAGCCTGGCTCGCGAGCGCGCTGGCGCTGCCCACACTATTGACGATCTTAGTCGCAATTCTGCTGTACCCGACGATTTATCCACCAACCGGGCTGCTGGTTAGGGAAGCGGTCGTGTCGCCACTAGCGCTGAACCTCGTGACCGTCCTCGGGTTTCCGGTCCTGCTGCTGGTACTGTGGTACTTCAAGTTCCTCTACGGCGTGTTTAGCGGCCCTATCGAGGGAGAGGGCTACGGGGGGTAA
- a CDS encoding cytochrome ubiquinol oxidase subunit I, protein MDPITLLSAVDPVLATFLPPELASRMQFGWTISVHIIFASLSIGLAPFIIYFTWKDVRTNEQRYARLRSFWVKVFAAGFVMGTVTGIPMSFQFGTNFPQFAEVAGELIGGPLAFEAKMAFFLEAVFLGVLLYGRDRVKDRTYIISSVLVGFGAWLSGFWILIVNAWMQTPRGYEMVTRNGMEIAKLTDPFAAFFTPRMPWMYVHMMNASVISVALLVAGVSAYIVWKKPDAEAWNTALKLAVVLLIVSAPFQAVHGDAYGRHVEDTQPQKFAAMEAHYETGQADLHLLAFPKSPEALTDPRAENLVTVSLPAVGSFLASGGDFDAEVIGLNEYEENPPVALVFWSFRFMVGLGFLFIGLALWGGFLMYRGRLADSTRYLQAMIAASPFGYAALLTGWYVTEIGRQPWVIQGELKTSEAVSSTLTGAEATLTLGGFVVLYVGLMLTALYILKWLVREELRSLGIRESSGGRWHGPIPWVSSDD, encoded by the coding sequence ATGGATCCAATCACACTATTGAGTGCCGTCGATCCGGTATTGGCGACATTCCTACCTCCGGAACTCGCGAGCCGTATGCAGTTCGGATGGACGATCTCCGTTCACATCATCTTCGCGTCCCTTTCGATCGGGCTCGCACCGTTTATCATCTACTTTACCTGGAAAGACGTGCGGACGAACGAGCAGCGGTATGCGCGATTGCGCTCGTTCTGGGTGAAGGTTTTCGCCGCCGGTTTCGTGATGGGTACAGTCACCGGGATTCCGATGAGCTTCCAGTTCGGCACAAACTTCCCACAGTTTGCCGAGGTGGCCGGTGAACTGATCGGCGGCCCGCTAGCCTTCGAAGCGAAGATGGCGTTCTTTTTAGAGGCCGTCTTCCTCGGCGTGTTGCTGTACGGCCGCGACCGCGTCAAAGATCGGACATATATCATCTCGTCGGTACTCGTCGGCTTCGGTGCCTGGCTGTCGGGGTTCTGGATTTTGATCGTCAACGCTTGGATGCAGACCCCACGGGGCTACGAGATGGTCACCCGCAACGGGATGGAAATCGCCAAACTAACCGACCCGTTCGCCGCGTTCTTCACCCCGCGAATGCCCTGGATGTACGTCCATATGATGAACGCGTCGGTGATCTCGGTCGCACTGCTGGTCGCGGGCGTCTCGGCGTACATCGTCTGGAAAAAGCCCGACGCTGAAGCCTGGAACACCGCACTCAAGCTGGCTGTCGTACTCCTGATCGTCTCCGCACCGTTCCAGGCGGTCCACGGCGACGCCTATGGCCGCCACGTCGAGGACACCCAGCCACAGAAGTTTGCCGCGATGGAGGCACACTACGAGACGGGGCAGGCCGACCTACACCTGCTCGCGTTTCCGAAGTCACCTGAGGCACTCACCGACCCGCGCGCCGAGAATCTCGTCACCGTGAGCCTTCCCGCAGTCGGGTCATTCCTCGCCAGTGGCGGGGACTTCGACGCCGAGGTCATCGGACTGAACGAGTACGAGGAGAACCCCCCCGTAGCACTCGTGTTCTGGTCGTTCCGTTTCATGGTCGGGCTCGGGTTCCTGTTCATCGGGCTCGCGCTCTGGGGCGGGTTCCTCATGTACCGAGGCCGGTTGGCCGACAGCACACGCTACCTGCAAGCGATGATCGCTGCATCGCCGTTCGGCTACGCTGCGTTGCTCACCGGCTGGTACGTCACTGAGATCGGCCGGCAGCCGTGGGTCATCCAGGGCGAGCTCAAAACGAGCGAGGCGGTGTCATCGACGCTCACCGGGGCCGAGGCGACACTGACCCTAGGCGGGTTCGTCGTGCTCTACGTCGGGCTGATGCTGACTGCGCTGTACATCCTGAAGTGGCTGGTCCGGGAGGAACTCCGGTCACTCGGCATCCGAGAGTCGAGTGGCGGCCGCTGGCACGGCCCGATTCCGTGGGTGAGTAGCGATGACTGA
- a CDS encoding DUF7837 family putative zinc-binding protein: protein MPDDTQSLGRCPNCDERITTPWLLVEYEKDDGTEGIWAECPMCEDVVAPE, encoded by the coding sequence ATGCCTGATGACACGCAAAGTCTCGGTCGCTGTCCAAACTGCGACGAGCGTATCACAACTCCGTGGCTGCTGGTTGAATACGAGAAAGACGATGGCACGGAGGGTATCTGGGCCGAGTGTCCAATGTGTGAGGATGTCGTTGCGCCGGAGTAG
- a CDS encoding DUF7389 domain-containing protein, translating into MSTEQDSDPDAAHDTVEKVERTDFGCSMEARLDRGTDTRDQDRVTIKSKGETAAETIAEFYELLEEHEQEISGRLRDIQPGEDEAGE; encoded by the coding sequence ATGTCAACAGAACAAGACTCAGATCCAGACGCGGCTCACGACACAGTGGAGAAGGTTGAACGAACGGACTTTGGGTGCAGTATGGAAGCACGGTTGGATCGAGGAACTGACACCCGAGATCAAGACAGAGTCACGATCAAGTCGAAGGGCGAAACTGCTGCGGAGACGATTGCAGAGTTCTACGAGCTCCTCGAAGAGCACGAGCAGGAGATCAGTGGTCGGCTTCGAGATATCCAGCCAGGAGAAGACGAAGCAGGCGAGTAG
- a CDS encoding acyltransferase, with amino-acid sequence MQAEVGESAAISPQATVGYEYNDDVSPAVLGTAATVRAGTVIYCDVAIGASFVTGHNALVREHTTISDNVVLGTNAVIDGKTTIGSHVSLQTGVYVPSQTTIGDNVFLGPHAVLTNDRYPVRSDGGLAGPTIEDGVTVGANVTVLPDVTIGEHSFVAAGAVVTTDVPPNSLAVGVPASHEPLPPELDTRNRLEQ; translated from the coding sequence ATGCAAGCTGAGGTGGGTGAGAGCGCAGCTATTTCACCACAGGCGACAGTGGGCTACGAGTACAACGACGATGTCTCGCCGGCAGTCCTCGGAACAGCGGCAACAGTACGTGCCGGGACAGTCATCTACTGTGATGTCGCCATTGGAGCATCGTTTGTTACAGGACACAACGCACTGGTTCGGGAGCATACAACCATCAGTGACAATGTCGTACTCGGAACGAACGCCGTTATCGATGGGAAGACGACCATTGGCTCTCATGTTAGCCTTCAGACAGGGGTGTACGTCCCGTCGCAGACAACCATCGGGGACAACGTCTTCCTCGGCCCACATGCAGTCCTGACAAACGACAGATATCCAGTGCGTAGCGACGGTGGACTGGCGGGGCCGACTATTGAGGACGGAGTCACTGTCGGGGCGAACGTTACGGTGTTACCCGATGTGACTATCGGAGAGCACAGCTTTGTTGCTGCAGGGGCAGTCGTCACGACAGATGTTCCGCCGAATAGCTTGGCGGTGGGCGTCCCGGCCAGCCACGAACCACTGCCGCCTGAACTAGATACACGAAACAGGCTAGAGCAATGA
- a CDS encoding DUF5684 domain-containing protein, with amino-acid sequence MVPFEVLITPLQSSDAGGIVLPLFNLLIAGIQIAGMWMVFKKAGHAGWKAIIPIYNLYIMLRIGENAWWWLLLIFIPIVNLYALYKIHAGVARAFGRGIGFGLGLTFLGVLFFPLLGFGDYQHRQSSAIA; translated from the coding sequence ATGGTCCCCTTTGAGGTGTTAATCACCCCCCTCCAAAGCAGTGACGCCGGTGGTATTGTGCTCCCTTTGTTCAACCTGTTGATTGCTGGCATCCAGATTGCCGGGATGTGGATGGTATTCAAAAAAGCTGGTCACGCAGGGTGGAAGGCAATCATTCCGATCTATAATCTTTATATTATGCTTCGGATCGGGGAGAATGCATGGTGGTGGTTACTTCTCATATTTATTCCGATAGTAAATCTCTACGCACTGTACAAGATTCATGCTGGAGTGGCTCGAGCGTTCGGGAGAGGCATCGGCTTTGGACTGGGACTCACCTTCCTTGGTGTCCTCTTTTTTCCACTGCTGGGCTTTGGCGATTATCAGCATCGCCAGTCCAGTGCCATCGCATAA
- a CDS encoding hemolysin family protein: protein MEPLEIGLRILGGIILIGVNAYFVAIEFALTRVRQYSKSEFDTPGLELAWQMTTDLEFYLTTCQVWISATSIALGIIAEPGLAALIEPVFENTTFASVGAGSLLGFLIINLVHLTHGEQTPTYLGVERSKQVAKYGSRPLYWFAKILAPAIWVGDSVAKGTLGLFGIEMTQAWTETEKEVVETRADLRNRLGSVLEEGELPADRREEIMNALTIGEQSVREVMIPTEEIVAISTEDSAESNFEKLEEHPHTRYPLIGEDLTEFYGIVYSPALFSHREELASGNGAFTELAAPTMTLSPDTDVSDAIDQFQAERQEMALIIEDGEVIGLVTVTDLLETIIGDIEDPLDQGSSSVLE, encoded by the coding sequence ATGGAGCCGCTTGAGATTGGATTACGGATTCTCGGTGGTATCATTCTCATCGGGGTGAACGCGTATTTTGTCGCGATCGAGTTCGCGCTGACTCGTGTCAGACAGTATTCCAAATCGGAGTTCGATACGCCTGGGCTTGAGCTTGCTTGGCAAATGACTACTGATCTGGAGTTTTATCTAACCACTTGTCAGGTCTGGATCTCCGCAACGAGTATCGCATTAGGGATTATCGCCGAACCTGGACTAGCGGCTCTGATTGAACCGGTGTTCGAAAACACCACGTTCGCATCGGTCGGGGCTGGCTCGTTACTCGGCTTTCTTATTATCAACTTAGTCCACCTCACGCACGGGGAACAGACGCCGACCTACCTTGGTGTCGAACGCTCCAAACAGGTCGCCAAGTATGGGTCACGGCCGCTGTACTGGTTTGCCAAGATACTCGCTCCAGCCATCTGGGTCGGTGATTCGGTTGCAAAGGGAACACTGGGCCTGTTCGGCATCGAGATGACTCAGGCATGGACAGAAACCGAGAAAGAAGTCGTCGAAACCCGCGCTGACCTTCGGAACCGGCTTGGATCGGTACTCGAGGAAGGTGAATTGCCCGCAGATCGGCGTGAAGAGATCATGAACGCATTGACGATTGGGGAACAGTCAGTGAGAGAGGTCATGATTCCCACCGAAGAAATCGTAGCCATATCAACTGAGGATTCAGCCGAGTCGAACTTCGAAAAGCTCGAAGAGCACCCTCACACACGGTATCCACTAATCGGTGAAGATTTGACTGAATTCTATGGGATCGTCTACAGTCCAGCTCTGTTCAGCCATCGCGAGGAACTCGCTAGTGGCAACGGTGCGTTCACTGAACTGGCGGCACCGACGATGACGCTTTCGCCCGATACCGATGTGAGCGACGCGATCGATCAGTTCCAGGCAGAGCGACAAGAGATGGCTCTCATCATCGAAGACGGCGAGGTTATTGGACTGGTGACCGTCACTGACCTGCTGGAAACGATCATTGGTGATATCGAAGATCCGCTTGACCAAGGCAGCTCTAGCGTACTCGAGTAA
- a CDS encoding nucleotide sugar dehydrogenase — MHRQTESVGGVYGNDATAEQVQAAFENGTLPVAVYGLGKMGLPLAAVFADVCGAVIGVDIDPEVVETVNAGNCHVRREPGLSDLVADCVAAGDLRATSDPAAAAAAATVHVVIVPTPLTDTSEPDLSMLDAAIDGVAEGVAPGDLVIVECTVPPRTTADRVWPGIATAAGLETDAFGVAFCPERTASGRAIQDIRGAYPKVVGGVDDESTRLAECIYASINDSGVIAVADATTAECVKLFEGLYRDVNIALANELATFTDELGVDVRAAIEAANTQPFCDIHDPGPGVGGHCIPVYPHFLIEPFDTETPLLETAREVNNSMPAFTIRKLRGELAADGVELAAASVLVLGLTYRPGVEETQTSPARPIAERLSAAGADVDGIDPLLDDTAEFDLEQLPLSRASERDYDAIVMVTPHDDFEALDWDSMGRPAGSVVIDGRDSLMLSDTNHRVYTVGRGNVD; from the coding sequence ATGCACAGACAGACTGAGTCAGTAGGTGGCGTTTACGGGAACGACGCCACTGCCGAGCAGGTTCAAGCCGCGTTTGAAAACGGAACCCTCCCGGTGGCAGTGTATGGACTCGGCAAGATGGGGCTCCCGCTAGCTGCTGTATTTGCCGATGTCTGTGGCGCTGTCATCGGTGTCGACATCGATCCGGAAGTCGTTGAAACTGTCAATGCTGGCAACTGCCACGTCCGGCGCGAACCGGGACTGTCCGATTTAGTGGCAGACTGTGTCGCCGCCGGGGACCTTCGTGCGACGTCTGACCCGGCCGCTGCGGCGGCTGCAGCGACCGTTCACGTAGTCATCGTGCCGACACCGCTCACTGACACGTCTGAGCCCGATCTCTCGATGCTTGACGCTGCTATCGATGGGGTTGCGGAGGGCGTCGCGCCCGGCGATCTCGTCATCGTAGAGTGTACCGTTCCACCACGGACGACTGCTGACCGCGTCTGGCCCGGCATCGCTACGGCAGCCGGCTTAGAGACTGATGCGTTCGGTGTCGCATTCTGTCCCGAGCGGACCGCGAGTGGACGCGCTATTCAGGACATCCGCGGCGCGTACCCGAAGGTCGTTGGTGGTGTCGACGATGAGAGCACCCGACTGGCAGAGTGCATCTACGCCAGTATCAACGACAGCGGTGTTATCGCTGTCGCCGACGCTACCACTGCCGAATGTGTCAAGCTGTTTGAAGGGTTGTACCGTGATGTCAACATCGCGCTGGCAAACGAGCTAGCGACTTTTACCGACGAGCTTGGTGTCGATGTTCGGGCAGCAATTGAGGCTGCCAACACGCAACCGTTCTGTGATATCCACGACCCTGGACCAGGGGTTGGTGGCCACTGCATCCCGGTCTATCCCCACTTTCTCATCGAACCGTTTGACACTGAGACGCCACTGCTCGAGACCGCACGCGAGGTCAATAATTCAATGCCAGCGTTTACCATCCGGAAACTCCGCGGGGAACTGGCCGCCGACGGCGTGGAACTGGCCGCGGCCAGCGTCCTTGTGCTTGGGCTGACCTATCGCCCCGGTGTGGAGGAAACGCAGACATCGCCTGCCCGTCCAATCGCAGAGAGGCTGTCAGCGGCCGGGGCCGACGTCGACGGGATCGACCCGCTTCTCGACGATACCGCCGAGTTCGACCTAGAGCAGCTACCACTTTCTCGGGCGTCAGAGCGGGACTACGATGCTATCGTCATGGTCACACCGCACGACGACTTCGAGGCGCTAGACTGGGACTCGATGGGCCGACCAGCGGGCTCAGTCGTCATCGACGGACGAGACTCATTAATGTTATCTGATACTAATCATCGCGTCTACACTGTCGGGCGCGGAAACGTGGACTGA
- a CDS encoding transposase, which produces MVASCDSQRSVFRRIAQQSYTEWPAYNSTPLYDRSSLGGLEEDIWAVASTWFDNQAHNSADEFASHYPVAYFQFRPHDRYSGATQYEMAQLFRLFLLKELHGWTHETPLLTYLSHHPDLGEQLGLENVPDQSTLWRTWHERFTADLRETIEAAARTILIKAEDAGVTVPREPERKFPSHGDDEEPAPDDQAILNEAGSITDHISRIVFPAFSLKRDNGCEIHENAYWDLQTHLGLRERLAANEGARSFVYESTRDRTPLGHAHREHIRDLSIEQIREMYRRAVNRLLDEVAETKEFFRAGIVAIDITEADPFTGDRTGHEDEIIGTKEKTDEYAYQWATVQLVGNAVPIVLDARPVRKGESRKEIVEDLLDSAQDAVHVDNVLMDREFDSQHILEMLSQRGLSYVVPKRMQTSEKAQAKRLLQRGQDRYETDRKLHLGKNEWHETTLIYRRKEDSEHNDHRQYSVFMSNHGGSFLTEYGYRWEIESGYKSIKRFMAATTSKDFGLRFFYFAFACLLYSIWRAVDLLVQVELTGEYEHSPIVTADNTLTLLKKETGIG; this is translated from the coding sequence GTGGTTGCGAGTTGTGACTCACAACGCAGTGTCTTTCGACGGATCGCACAACAGTCATACACTGAGTGGCCAGCGTATAATTCGACACCACTGTACGACCGGAGTTCACTTGGTGGCCTCGAAGAAGACATCTGGGCCGTTGCCTCCACTTGGTTCGACAACCAGGCTCACAACTCCGCCGACGAGTTTGCGTCCCATTACCCAGTAGCGTATTTCCAGTTTCGACCACACGACCGGTATTCTGGGGCCACTCAGTACGAGATGGCTCAACTGTTCCGATTGTTTCTGCTCAAAGAACTTCACGGCTGGACCCACGAAACGCCACTTCTCACATACCTCAGCCACCACCCTGACCTCGGTGAGCAACTGGGCTTGGAGAACGTCCCGGACCAGTCGACGCTGTGGCGTACATGGCACGAACGGTTCACTGCGGATCTTCGTGAGACAATTGAGGCAGCCGCCCGGACGATTCTGATCAAAGCTGAGGACGCGGGTGTGACTGTCCCTCGTGAACCAGAACGGAAGTTTCCATCTCACGGTGACGACGAGGAACCAGCCCCAGACGATCAAGCTATCCTCAACGAAGCGGGATCGATTACCGACCACATCAGCCGCATTGTCTTCCCAGCCTTCTCACTGAAGCGGGACAACGGCTGTGAAATCCATGAAAACGCGTATTGGGACTTACAAACGCATCTCGGCCTACGGGAGCGGTTGGCTGCTAACGAAGGAGCTCGCAGTTTCGTCTATGAATCGACCCGGGACCGGACACCGCTGGGTCACGCTCATCGCGAGCACATCCGCGACCTCTCTATTGAACAGATTCGGGAGATGTACCGGCGAGCAGTGAATCGATTACTGGATGAAGTCGCAGAGACGAAAGAGTTCTTCCGAGCTGGGATCGTCGCTATCGATATTACGGAAGCCGACCCGTTTACTGGGGATCGGACGGGTCACGAGGACGAAATCATCGGCACGAAGGAGAAAACCGACGAGTACGCCTATCAGTGGGCCACTGTTCAACTGGTCGGCAATGCGGTTCCAATCGTATTGGATGCACGGCCTGTACGAAAAGGCGAATCACGGAAAGAGATAGTTGAGGATCTGCTGGATTCAGCCCAAGACGCCGTTCACGTCGATAACGTACTGATGGATCGAGAGTTCGACAGCCAGCACATTCTGGAGATGCTCAGCCAACGAGGGCTTTCGTATGTCGTGCCGAAACGAATGCAGACCAGCGAGAAAGCCCAGGCCAAACGCCTGCTCCAGCGGGGTCAAGACCGATACGAGACCGACCGGAAACTCCATCTCGGGAAAAACGAGTGGCACGAGACAACGCTGATCTATCGACGAAAGGAGGACTCTGAGCATAATGATCACCGGCAGTACTCGGTGTTCATGTCGAATCATGGGGGTAGTTTCCTCACCGAGTACGGCTATCGCTGGGAGATCGAGAGCGGATACAAATCGATCAAGCGGTTCATGGCTGCGACGACGTCGAAAGATTTCGGGCTGCGATTCTTCTATTTCGCGTTTGCGTGCCTGCTGTACTCAATTTGGCGAGCTGTCGACCTGCTGGTTCAGGTCGAATTGACTGGTGAGTACGAGCATTCGCCGATTGTGACGGCTGATAATACGCTGACGCTGTTGAAGAAGGAAACTGGAATCGGGTAG
- a CDS encoding Gfo/Idh/MocA family protein, with the protein MGETLDVGVVGVGAMGRHHARVYNELSGATLIGVADANADRAKQIADENGVRACDSADLCKQADAVSIAVPTRYHAEVARQCIDAGTGMLIEKPLVMKAATGRDLIEAADAEDVTLQVGHIERFNPVTEVLEGILEDIDVISVSAKRLGPSVDRTVEDSAVTDLMIHDIDLICHLLPSSVSDIQVSGAAQGRYATATLEFASGVIGSLTASRVTEKKIRQFKITADSCYVTADFIDQSLEVHRQSVPEYVATDNEVRYRHESIVEKPAVRTGEPLKRELESFLDAVQTNSQPRVTGEDGIRAVELAQTIDRKAFDAGSSEGEFTTNAQTD; encoded by the coding sequence ATGGGTGAGACGCTCGATGTCGGTGTTGTTGGCGTCGGAGCAATGGGTCGACACCACGCCCGAGTCTACAACGAACTGTCCGGAGCGACGCTGATCGGCGTTGCCGACGCCAACGCGGATCGAGCAAAGCAGATCGCTGACGAAAATGGGGTCCGGGCCTGTGACAGCGCGGATCTGTGCAAGCAAGCTGATGCGGTCTCAATCGCCGTCCCAACGCGGTACCACGCCGAGGTTGCTCGCCAGTGTATTGACGCTGGGACTGGGATGTTGATCGAAAAGCCGTTGGTCATGAAGGCTGCGACAGGACGCGACCTCATCGAAGCTGCGGATGCCGAGGACGTGACCCTTCAGGTAGGCCATATAGAGCGGTTCAACCCTGTGACAGAGGTCTTGGAGGGGATCCTCGAAGATATCGATGTTATTTCTGTGTCGGCCAAACGGCTAGGGCCGTCAGTCGATCGCACCGTCGAGGACTCGGCAGTCACTGACCTCATGATACACGATATCGATCTGATCTGTCATCTCCTGCCGTCTTCGGTGTCAGATATTCAGGTCAGCGGCGCTGCACAGGGCCGATACGCGACAGCAACGTTAGAGTTTGCCTCTGGGGTCATTGGCTCGCTGACGGCGAGCAGGGTCACAGAAAAGAAGATCCGTCAGTTCAAAATCACCGCGGATTCCTGTTACGTGACCGCTGACTTCATTGATCAGTCGCTGGAAGTCCATCGCCAGTCAGTTCCGGAGTACGTTGCGACGGACAACGAGGTTCGGTACCGTCATGAGAGTATCGTCGAGAAACCGGCAGTACGCACCGGTGAGCCACTCAAGCGCGAACTCGAGTCCTTCCTTGATGCTGTACAGACAAACAGCCAGCCGCGTGTTACAGGTGAGGACGGAATCCGAGCCGTTGAGTTAGCACAGACGATTGACCGAAAAGCGTTCGACGCGGGATCTTCGGAAGGGGAGTTCACCACCAATGCACAGACAGACTGA